The Elaeis guineensis isolate ETL-2024a chromosome 13, EG11, whole genome shotgun sequence genome includes a region encoding these proteins:
- the LOC105035064 gene encoding 2-phytyl-1,4-beta-naphthoquinone methyltransferase, chloroplastic isoform X2 — protein MASATPPPTSSSLWRSRVPCSAERQGLFSRIAPVYDKLNDVLSLGQHLIWKRMSVSWAGSSSNKNNAERKGGIEFWICAVEAVIWRFSCPRKSDLMARWIEGDALDLPFADSCFDAMTVGYGLRNLLDKQRAMKEIFRVLKPGSRVSILDFNKSTSSLITQSQEWMIDNVVVPVASNYRLSKEYRYLKASIAEYLTGKELEKLAKEVGFSDAKHYEIAGGLMGNLVATR, from the exons ATGGCTTCCGCCACTCCACCTCCCACCTCCTCCTCTTTGTGGCGCTCTCGAGTTCCGTGCTCCGCCGAACGCCAGGGTCTGTTTAGCCGCATCGCTCCCGTCTACGACAAG CTGAACGATGTGCTGAGCCTGGGCCAGCATCTGATCTGGAAGAGAATGTCCGTCTCTTGGGCCGG TAGTAGTAGTAATAAAAATAATGCAGAGCGAAAAGGAGGGATCGAGTTCTGGATTTGTGCTGTGGAAGCGGTGATCTGGCGTTTCTCCTGTCCCAGAAAGTCGGACCTGATGGCCAG ATGGATTGAGGGTGATGCCCTTGATTTACCATTCGCAGATAGCTGCTTTGATGCCATGACAGTTGGATATGGATTACGTAATCTGCTTGACAAACAGAGAGCTATGAAGGAGATATTTCGTGTTCTAAAGCCAG GCTCAAGAGTGTCCATATTAGATTTTAACAAGAGCACCTCATCTCTGATAACACAGTCTCAG GAATGGATGATTGACAATGTGGTTGTTCCTGTTGCAAGTAATTACAGGCTCTCGAAAGAGTACAGATACTTGAAAGCCTCCATTGCTGAATATTTAACAG gaaaagagttggagaagcttGCCAAAGAAGTGGGATTTTCCGATGCCAAGCATTATGAAATTGCTGGAGGCCTCATGGGGAATTTGGTGGCAACTAGATAG
- the LOC105035064 gene encoding 2-phytyl-1,4-beta-naphthoquinone methyltransferase, chloroplastic isoform X3: MASATPPPTSSSLWRSRVPCSAERQGLFSRIAPVYDKLNDVLSLGQHLIWKRMSVSWAGSSNKNNAERKGGIEFWICAVEAVIWRFSCPRKSDLMARWIEGDALDLPFADSCFDAMTVGYGLRNLLDKQRAMKEIFRVLKPGSRVSILDFNKSTSSLITQSQEWMIDNVVVPVASNYRLSKEYRYLKASIAEYLTGKELEKLAKEVGFSDAKHYEIAGGLMGNLVATR; this comes from the exons ATGGCTTCCGCCACTCCACCTCCCACCTCCTCCTCTTTGTGGCGCTCTCGAGTTCCGTGCTCCGCCGAACGCCAGGGTCTGTTTAGCCGCATCGCTCCCGTCTACGACAAG CTGAACGATGTGCTGAGCCTGGGCCAGCATCTGATCTGGAAGAGAATGTCCGTCTCTTGGGCCGG TAGTAGTAATAAAAATAATGCAGAGCGAAAAGGAGGGATCGAGTTCTGGATTTGTGCTGTGGAAGCGGTGATCTGGCGTTTCTCCTGTCCCAGAAAGTCGGACCTGATGGCCAG ATGGATTGAGGGTGATGCCCTTGATTTACCATTCGCAGATAGCTGCTTTGATGCCATGACAGTTGGATATGGATTACGTAATCTGCTTGACAAACAGAGAGCTATGAAGGAGATATTTCGTGTTCTAAAGCCAG GCTCAAGAGTGTCCATATTAGATTTTAACAAGAGCACCTCATCTCTGATAACACAGTCTCAG GAATGGATGATTGACAATGTGGTTGTTCCTGTTGCAAGTAATTACAGGCTCTCGAAAGAGTACAGATACTTGAAAGCCTCCATTGCTGAATATTTAACAG gaaaagagttggagaagcttGCCAAAGAAGTGGGATTTTCCGATGCCAAGCATTATGAAATTGCTGGAGGCCTCATGGGGAATTTGGTGGCAACTAGATAG
- the LOC105035064 gene encoding 2-phytyl-1,4-beta-naphthoquinone methyltransferase, chloroplastic isoform X1 — protein MASATPPPTSSSLWRSRVPCSAERQGLFSRIAPVYDKLNDVLSLGQHLIWKRMSVSWAGAKRRDRVLDLCCGSGDLAFLLSQKVGPDGQVCALDFSKDQLLIATARQDLYWKACYKNIKWIEGDALDLPFADSCFDAMTVGYGLRNLLDKQRAMKEIFRVLKPGSRVSILDFNKSTSSLITQSQEWMIDNVVVPVASNYRLSKEYRYLKASIAEYLTGKELEKLAKEVGFSDAKHYEIAGGLMGNLVATR, from the exons ATGGCTTCCGCCACTCCACCTCCCACCTCCTCCTCTTTGTGGCGCTCTCGAGTTCCGTGCTCCGCCGAACGCCAGGGTCTGTTTAGCCGCATCGCTCCCGTCTACGACAAG CTGAACGATGTGCTGAGCCTGGGCCAGCATCTGATCTGGAAGAGAATGTCCGTCTCTTGGGCCGG AGCGAAAAGGAGGGATCGAGTTCTGGATTTGTGCTGTGGAAGCGGTGATCTGGCGTTTCTCCTGTCCCAGAAAGTCGGACCTGATGGCCAG GTGTGCGCTCTTGATTTCTCAAAAGATCAATTGTTGATTGCTACAGCTCGTCAAGATTTATACTGGAAGGCTTGCTACAAGAACATTAA ATGGATTGAGGGTGATGCCCTTGATTTACCATTCGCAGATAGCTGCTTTGATGCCATGACAGTTGGATATGGATTACGTAATCTGCTTGACAAACAGAGAGCTATGAAGGAGATATTTCGTGTTCTAAAGCCAG GCTCAAGAGTGTCCATATTAGATTTTAACAAGAGCACCTCATCTCTGATAACACAGTCTCAG GAATGGATGATTGACAATGTGGTTGTTCCTGTTGCAAGTAATTACAGGCTCTCGAAAGAGTACAGATACTTGAAAGCCTCCATTGCTGAATATTTAACAG gaaaagagttggagaagcttGCCAAAGAAGTGGGATTTTCCGATGCCAAGCATTATGAAATTGCTGGAGGCCTCATGGGGAATTTGGTGGCAACTAGATAG